Below is a genomic region from Brassica oleracea var. oleracea cultivar TO1000 chromosome C9, BOL, whole genome shotgun sequence.
GATGCGAGTACCAATACACTTGTTCGAGAAGTCGGGGCGTTCTCGTGTAGGCATCGCTCAAGTGATCATCTGCTTCGGGGATCGATTCCTCGGGGAGGGGGGTTTGTCGTTTTTTTTTATTTCGGCTGGAACCTTTTCTTTTTGGCTGCCTTCGTATCCCTTTGCGGGAATCAAGCCATTCGTAGTTCTTGGGTTGCGAGTAAAAGTGGCCTTAGAGGCGCATTTACTCGGGTTTTTTTTTTTTATAGAGAGAACGTGACCGTTGGTCGTTCTTTCGCCGTTTGCAGAGAGCGAGTAAAAGTGTCCTTAGTGGTGCATTTACTCGGTACGGCCTTCGTCTCGACTAAGGGTGGAAGAGGCGGAGATGTTTGGAGTTCCAAGCTCTCGGTACTGCTTCTCCTGAAGATATGTCTCGCCTGGCATTTGTCGCACTTGCGCACGTATGTCTCGCAGTCGGCGTTCATGGTTGGCCAGTAGAATCCGAGATTCTTTACTTTTAATCCGAGAGCTCGTCCGCCCGAGTGATTGCCTGCTGCTCCTTCATGTGTTTCGGCCATGACTAGTCTCGGTTCTTCGCCAGAGATACATTTGAGTAGCACCTTTGTCGCGGTCCATCTGTGTAGTTCCCCGTCCATGACAACGTAGTGTGCGCTACGTCGCTTCAGTCGCCGCGCATCCCATTTCTCGGTAGGCAATAAACCTTCAGCAAGGTAATTGATGTGTTCCTTGCGCCAATCTGTTGGCTGATCATCTTGCGAAGGAGGTTCTGCTTCGTCGATGTCCATCGCTTCCCTAATCGCTGCTGCAATCGCAGTCTGCTCTGCCTTCGTGTCGACGCTCGGTTTCTCGATTTTATGGATTGGGATTGTCCTCTTGACTTGATCGTATAGCTTGCTTCCTAGAGCAGCGAGGGCGTAGGCACAGACATTTTCTCCCTAGGAACCTTCGTGAGTTCGAAGAACTCGAAGTCTCGCGTGAGGTCTTGGACGAGTTTGAGGTAGGCGTCCATCCTTTCGTTGCGTACGTCGTAATCGCCGAGGTACTGGCTTACGACAAGTTGAGAGTCGCAGTAAGCGCTGATTCTTTTGGCTTTCACTGCCTTGGCAAGACGGAGCCCTGCGATGAGGGATTCGTACTCAGCTTCGTTGTTTGACGCCGCAAAACCAAAACTGAATGACTGCCGGATGAGTTCTCCTGTTGGTGATTGCAGTTGCACTCCTGCTCCCGACCCTTTACTCGTGGATGAACCGTCGACGTGTAGGATCCAGTTTACACTTGGTAGGATGAGGTCTTGCTCCAGCTCTGGTGTTAACTCGATCAAGAAGTCGGCAAGGACCTGTGACTTTACTGCTGTGCGATTCTTGTACACGATGTCATGTTCGCTCAGTTCCATCGCCCATTTAGTCAATCGTCCTGACTGGTTAGTATTCTGCATAACCGTTCGGAGTGGTTGGTTGGACAGTACTTCAATCGTGTGCGACTGAAAGTAGGGTCGCAGTTTCCTGGCCGAGGTGACGACAGCTAAGGCCNNNNNNGTGTAAAAGATTGGTTTCTGTTCTCCCCGATCTTCTCGAATGAGCACGCTGCTGACGGCGGAGGATGTGACGGCTATGTAGAGAGACAATGTGTCGCCGGCTTCTGGCTTTGATAGTACTGGGGGGGTTGTGAGGTAGCGCTTGAGTTGATTGAACGCCTCCTCGCACTTTTCGTCCCAGACGAACCTCTTATTGCCCCTTAGTAGCTCGTACAAGGGAAGAGACTTATCGGTTGATCGTGAGATGAACCTGTTGAGAGCTGCTATGCGTCCGGTTAGTCGCTGTACTTCGCGGCTGTTCTTTGGGCTTGGCAGGTCGAGGATCGCCGAGATCTGTTTGGGGTTAGCCTCGATTCCTCGTTGAGTGACAATGTAGCCGAGGAATTCTCCCGAAGTGACACCGAAGGTACACTTGGCCGGGTTGAGCTTCGTCCCGTAGTCGTTCAAGATTTTGAAGCATTCGCGTAAGTTGTTTAGGTGATCGTCGGCCTTGAGAGATTTGACTAATATATCGTCGATGTACACTTCCATGGTGTTGCCAAGCTGATCAGCGAACATTCGGTTGATGAGTCTCTGATAAGGCACGCCGGCGTTCTTTAGCCCGTTAGCCCGAAGGGCATCACCTTGTAGCAGTAAGTCCCTCTATCGGTGATGAATGTTGTCTTCTCGCGATCGTCGGGATGCATCAAGATCTGGTTGTATCCCGAGAAAGCGTCCATGAAGGTTAGGAGTTCGTTACCAGCAGTTGATTCGACGANNNNNNNNNNNNNNNNNNNNNNNNNNNNNNNNNNNNNNNNNNNNNNNNNNNNNNNNNNNNNNNNNNNNNNNNNNNNNNNNNNNNNNNNNNNNNNNNNNNNNNNNNNNNNNNNNNNNNNNNNNNNNNNNNNNNNNNNNNNNNNNNNNNNNNNNNNNNNNNNNNNNNNNNNNNNNNNNNNNNNNNNNNNNNNNNNNNNNNNNNNNNNNNNNNNNNNNNNNNNNNNNNNNNNNNNNNNNNNNNNNNNNNNNNNNNNNNNNNNNNNNNNNNNNNNNNNNNNNNNNNNNNNNNNNNNNNNNNNNNNNNNNNNNNNNNNNNNNNNNNNNNNNNNNNNNNNNNNNNNNNNNNNNNNNNNNNNNNNNNNNNNNNNNNNNNNNNNNNNNNNNNNNNNNNNNNNNNNNNNNNNNNNNNNNNNNNNNNNNNNNNNNNNNNNTTGTTGAGTGGTTTACTGACGGAGTTGACAAGGGAAGCTTGCTGCTGCATCTTTATAGTTGCGATCAGTAGTTCTCTCGCGGCTTGTTGATCTCTCCGAATCGTCTGTGTTTTGCCGTCTTTTCCGGGAAACTTGACGCATTGATGATAAGTCGAAGGAACGGCTTTCATAGAATGCAGCCATGGTGTTCCGAGTATGGCATTATAGGGTGCTTTGGCGCTGATGACGGAGAACTTGACGGTGCGGGTTATACCATCTGCGTAGACTGGAAGACAAATTGTCCTGATCATTTGCTCCGAGGCTCCGTTGAAGCCGGTGAGCGTGCGAGAGGAAGGCTTCATATCCCTTAAATCAACTCCCATTTTGTCGAGTGTGTCGCGAAAGATGAGATTGACTGAGCTGCCGGTATCAATAAGGACTTTTCCGACTAGGCATTCAACGATGTCAAGGTCGACGAGGAGAGGATCGTTATGTGGCATGTGGACGCCCTTGGTGTCNNNNNNNNNNNNNNNNNNNNNNNNNNNNNNNNNNNNNNNNNNNNNNNNNNNNNNNNNNNNNNNNNNNNNNNNNNNNNNNNNNNNNNNNNNNNNNNNNNNNNNNNNNNNNNNNNNNNNNNNNNNNNNNNNNNNNNNNNNNNNNNNNNNNNNNNNNNNNNNNNNNNNNNNNNNNNNNNNNNNNNNNNNNNNNNNNNNNNNNNNNNNNNNNNNNNNNNNNNNNNNNNNNNNNNNNNNNNNNNNNNNNNNNCCACAGATCGGACCCTTTCGAACGGTTGAGTTGGATTCGCAGGTCGTCGGCCTTTGAATTGAGCTGGTCACGAAGGTCGCCAGTTTGACCGACTCTGCGGGCGTTGCATTTTGAGATGGTCGCACGAAGGTCGGCGGTTCCTGTTTTTTTGCTCGTGGCGCTCTTTCGCTTCAATAGAATGCGCAGGTCTTTATCTGTTGTCGAGGGAGCGAGAGACTGCTTATCCTTGATGTCCAATTTATCGCGCGGATCTGGTTACACTGTCGGGACGTCATCATCAGAGGAGTCACAAGGGCGAGAGAGTATGACTTCGACTCGTCGCCGGCGACGCGGGTGTTCGTCTTCTGACGAATCATTGGCGGGGCCGACGTTGTTGACCGCAGGGCTTGCTCTTTCCTCGCTCGGGGCCGTGTTCTTTTGAGACTTCTGTGCCTTCTTCTCCTTGCTCTTACTCACTGCCCGATGAGGACCTTGCGTTCCTTCGTGTCATGGGAATCCCTTTTGTGGTAGAGGCACCATTTTTTTGGCTCCTCGGAGTTTGAACTCGCTGGTTCGGATGAGCTTGAGTGCTTCGGAGCGGAGTCTCGATCCCAGTGGTTCCAGCCTTTCTGTCGCGTGATGGCTGCTGATTTTGGAGATTCCTCATCACCGACCGAGCCAACGTAACCTCGCTTCTGAGTGGTATTTCCACCGGAGGAGTGCTGGCTGGGCTCAGGGCGGGTGTCGTTTGTTCGGGAGGGTTTCTGTTTCGCTGCTGCTTCTTTTGCGAACTTTGCTCTGGTGTCTTCTTCCATGCGGATAAAGTTATGCGAGCGAGCGATGGCGTCAGAGACAGATTTTGTCGGGTATCGGTAGAGATCTTGACGGAATGTGGAGTCGACGTGCAAGGTTTTCATCAATAATTCGACGGCGATATGGTCGGGAATATCAATCTTCGAGACAATAGCTTTGAATTTCTCCATGAAGTCGCGTAGACTTTGGTCGCTGGCGTGAGTGAGGTTCCACAAATCTGACACGNNNNNNNNNNNNNNNNNNNNNNNNNNNNNNNNNNNNNNNNNNNNNNNNNNNNNNNNNNNNNNNNNNNNNNNNNNNNNNNNNNNNNNNNNNNNNNNNNNNNNNNNNNNNNNNNNNNNNNNNNNNNNNNNNNNNNNNNNNNNNNNNNNNNNNNNNNNNNNNNNNNNNNNNNNNNNNNNNNNNNNNNNNNNNNNNNNNNNAACGCGGCTAGTTCGCTTGCGGTGTGCGCGTTGATGTCGTTACCGGCGCTTTGGTTATCGTTACCCCGCGTAGGTGCTACGTCGGTGGTTCGTTATGTGGCGAACAGCTGTCGACGATATTGCGCCGTTGAAGCTTCGGCGTTTGCAGTGATAAGAGCAAGGATCTTTGCTATCGCCGTGATTTGGTCAACTGCCGCCATCTGCGCCACTTCTTGTAGGGCGAGGCGTGCCAGGATAGTTTCTATAGACGCAGGAGGGGGAGTGGAGTTACTGGTGTAGGCGTAGGTGTCACCTCTGGAGCCGGCGTCACCTCGAGAGCTTCGCGCTCCTCGCCTGACGAAGAACTGTCGTTGCTAACGACCATAGTGCTAATGTTACTTTGCTAGTGGCCCCACGGTGGGCGCCAACTGTTTGATCGGAAAACGGTAATAAAGAAGATGTGGGTTTAACAAAGACGTCTTATTTATGGTCGGGGCGAACGTTCAGTCGGTTACAAGAGAAACGAAGAGAATGCGACAAAGAGGAAGCCGGTGGCTCGATGAGCTACCGGAAAGGTACAACTAACGGCGAGATGAAGCAAAAGTGAAAACCCTAATCTAGCCGCCAAGTGTTAGTCAATGATTTCAGATCCCTCTCTCGTTGTTTCCCCTTTCCCTTATATAGACGTCCTGATGTTTCGTCCTTGACCTAATTTACGCCATCTCGGTGGGCCTCCTTTGCTGGGCCGAGAAGCCCGTAGACGTCCGAGCAGCCGCTGAGGCGAACATACTTCAGTCGATGATGATCGACTAAAAGTACTCAAGAGTCAAGCCGAAAGACCTGACTCTTGAGCCGACCGATCGAGCCGTCGCTCTACCTAGTCCGGGCCAGGCCTTTCTATTCTTCGGGCCTTGTGGGGTGGTCAAATCCATCCTCTACAGTTAAGATG
It encodes:
- the LOC106314526 gene encoding uncharacterized protein LOC106314526 codes for the protein MDIDEAEPPSQDDQPTDWRKEHINYLAEGLLPTEKWDARRLKRRSAHYVVMDGELHRWTATKVLLKCISGEEPRLVMAETHEGAAGNHSGGRALGLKVKNLGFYWPTMNADCETYVRKCDKCQARHIFRRSSTESLELQTSPPLPPLVETKAVPSKCTTKDTFTRSLQTAKERPTVTFSL